The Methanomicrobia archaeon genome includes a region encoding these proteins:
- a CDS encoding cupin domain-containing protein produces the protein MEGENHEKAMFVEKLRGGVNLRECASRIVAIYETTLPSGQSIQPHYHPDAEELYYLLSGNGLMHIGDERSEVESRDEVYIPPDKGHFLSNTSAEDLRFLTLTVCVPRAEGIPYIL, from the coding sequence ATGGAAGGAGAGAATCACGAGAAGGCGATGTTTGTTGAAAAACTACGAGGTGGCGTGAATCTCCGTGAATGTGCGAGTAGAATCGTCGCAATCTACGAGACCACGCTTCCAAGCGGCCAGAGCATCCAGCCCCACTATCATCCCGATGCAGAGGAATTATATTACCTCTTATCCGGCAATGGCCTGATGCATATCGGGGACGAACGCAGCGAGGTGGAGTCCAGAGACGAGGTCTATATACCGCCTGATAAGGGCCACTTCCTCAGTAATACCTCCGCAGAGGATCTTAGATTTCTCACGCTTACGGTCTGCGTCCCCAGAGCGGA